The Telopea speciosissima isolate NSW1024214 ecotype Mountain lineage chromosome 11, Tspe_v1, whole genome shotgun sequence genome includes the window TTGctaaccctaaaaaccctacaCTTCCCCTTGATTTCCTCGACAGGCTTTCTCAGAAATTCCACCTCAACCGTGGAGCACTTCATTTCATCCGTAAATATCCCCATATTTTCACGCTCTCCTATGATACCTTCAAGTCAAAACCATTCTTCAAATTAACTGAAGCTGCATTTGAGATTTCCCGCCAAGAAGCTGCTGCAATTGATGCTTCGAAGCCCGTTGTCATTGACCGATTAGTTCGACTTCTCTCATTGTCTATCTCAAAATCTCTACCCCTTAGAGCAATTTTCAAAGTCTGGAGGGAACTTGGCTTGCCCGATGATTTTGAGGATTCGATAATCTCCCACAACCctactcttttctctctctgtgATGCCCATGAACCTAAAACTCATATCTTGAAATTGGTGCCTGGAAACCTAAATACTGGCTTTTCAGACGCAGTTGAGAACTGGAGGAATTTTGAATCTTGTAGGGAGGATGCTAGGGTTGATCCATCAGAAATTCGATTTGCTTTTAAACATGGGTTTCCACCAGGGATGAGATTGAGCAAGGATTTTAAAGCTAAGCTTAAGGAATGGCAGAGGTTGCCATATTTGGGACCTTACGAGGAGATGGGAGTGAAGAGAAAGTCCAGAGCTGGTATGAAGGAACTGGAGAAGCGGGCTGTTGCAGTTGTTCATGAGTTCTTGAGTTTGACAGTGGGGAAAATGGTGGAGGTGGAGAAGATCAGCCATTTTCGGAAATGGTTTGGGATTGATTTGAATGTTAGGGACCTGTTCTTGGATCACCctgggattttttatttgtcAACCAAGGGGAAGAGACACACCGTTTTCCTGAGAGAGGCTTATGAACAGGGGCGTTTGATTGATCCAAATCCCGTTTATGATGTAAGGAGGAAGCTTTTTGATCTTGTTATTCTAGGACGCCGAGGTCTTCGTATGGATGACTCTCAGTAGTGTAAAAGAGCTTGAGTAGGAAAGAGATTAAGTTTTGAAAGTTCTAGATTCAGATATGTCCACATGAGCAGGTGGAATAAGAAATTTTGGATGCCATTAGGATGAAATGTGTTGTTCGAATGGTAAGAGAGGGAGGTGTTATTATTTATTGCAACTCCAAGAGGTGTTGAAATTGTTGAATGTCAATCAAAATGGTAATTACTAGTTAGATTGGGATCAAAGTTTTGGTTGGCCATGTTTTCTTCGTGATTTTTGTGTGTGGGTGTTCAAGGTATTTGGAACTCATTTAAAAGACCAAGGTACTGATCGAAAAGGCTTTTGCAGATCCTATAGGGATTAAGGATTCtggaaaagggaaagaaaaggctCTTTAGGGACCATTTGGAGGAGTATAACTGATTGTATCCTTATTTCAACCCAacaacccctccccccaccccccacccttaaaaaaaaaaaaaaaaaaaaaggaggaaaaactgGGTGTGTCCTGACTTGGCATCTGGAGGTGTGTAGGAATGGCCACAAGGTGTGTAGGGGTAAGGGCGTATAGGGATAATCATGCAGGGACAGTTTGGTACTGAATCTGCTGCCCTATACCATACATTGTGCTGCCTCAGGATGACTGGTAAGGGCGTATAGGGATAATCATGCGGGGACAGTTTGGTACTGAATCTGCTGCCCTATACCATACGTTGTGCTGCCTCAGGATGACTGCACATGACATCATAGCAGCATGACCAAATGGAGGATTGTCGTAGATCATAAACTCCGGCAACAAGCAAGGGCCTGACTATATACAATGGCTAGCATGCCCTTTAGAGTAAGTAATATGGACTGTTTGCTTtaagtaattttcttttattaatccCTTTGGCCAGTAGGTTTCAGTTTTGTTTCAATTTCTTAACCcttgaaaatttatttcttaccttaaaaggacaaaaaaactCCCGTATATCTGTTTATAAAGCTTTTGAAATCGAAACAGATAAGACactatttctctttttcctttaatgGGAACATGTGTATTGCTTAATTTTGGTTTGTGAGATTTTAGGTTCAAGATTGTACACCTGAAGAGCAAGATGAGGCATACATGGTCCTTTTAAAAGCATTGGATGATTATCGAAAATCCTGATTCAAAATTTGGATTTTATATTTTCCGATTGTTGTGTTGTTGGTTGGTCATCCCGTTTCAAAGCTGTTATACAGTAGTCTTGTTCTTTAGCTACTACACCTGCCAGAAGATTGATCAATCATTCTTTAAAGTCATTGATTGGTGACAAGAGTTTGTGGGCTCATAACATATGGCCATGTTTCCTATTAGTCAAATTAGCTAGCAAAGAAATCACAGAGAACTAACTTTCAGTTGGACTGTAGAAAGTGATTTTTCACTACCCCAAGCGCAATTCGCAGAAACCCTATCCAGATGGCTTTAATTTCTATGGAAATAATCAGGCTACCCccgccccccccaaaaaaaaaagaaaaaaaaaagaaaagaaaagaaagaagggtgtCAGCTGTGctattcccccctcccctttttatTCCTGGTCAGAAACAGAAACCTGAAACTGCGAAGGGCCCAGATGGAGTTGGATTTTGGAGGTTCTAAGTTCTAAGTACGTACCTGGGTCGTTGtgtggtggattttttttttttttgggggggtggggggagggtgTTATATTCAAATCCAGTATCTACATTTTGAATTTCACCTTGTTTGGAGATGAGAAGATCATTGTACTTGAAGTTTATCTGATTTAGCTAGTTCTCATTGAACAATGTTACAATCCTTATGATTGAATGCTACATCTGTAATCCTTCCATAAAGTGCCAAAACCCAGTGCCAGTCCTGTTCTTGTAGGTTACCGCGGGGTGGGCGTTGGTGGTGGACGACTTCAAATAGTCCTAACTATGGAATTTTTGCACAAGGTGGTTGCCCTCAAGACTCAATTCCCCTGTCTTCATGTTGGTGGCCTGAGCTTTTTACCTTTGCACTGAGTGGTCATGTATGAAATAGGGGTTCTGTTATTTCCACCAATGAGTCTCTCAGTAAGACTTAAAAAGATTTGGTCAGCATGAATCCAAAACAGATATGCATTCTGGTCCATATATTTCACTCTATCTTTTCAGTTCCTCAAATGATTACAGAATCAACCTCTTCCTCACAATTTCAAATGGTGCTGGTTTTGATTATTTAGATTTTTTGATTAAATACGAGCAATACTGCACCTACTGTCAGAagtttttgattttgattttgttcttTGTTTGAATGTTGTCATCTTCATTGCAGACACAATCCACAGGCAGCCTACTGGAGCAAACTGATTTTTTGAGCTCTGCCGGTGTCAGTTGACCAAGATTAAccaataggtattgatttgttCACTACTCTCTGCTCTATTACGCTGTCACTCTCTtctactctgatattattgtaggCGTGTAGCTATATTAAAGTCATGCAAAGTCTAGTAGCATAGCATTGCATACTAACTTATTCATGTATGCAATATAAGAATGTTTTCTTAAGCCCAATCTGGGCAATGCCAACCTAAGTTAAGAAATTGCGTCTATTCCATTTAAATTTCAGTTCTTGTGACATTTAATGTCCTCAGATAGTTATTGCACAGATTTTGTGGGACTGGAGTTATGAAGTTTCAATGTATTTTCCTTGTGAAAATCTTCGGATTCTTCATTTCAACGAAAAAGACATGCTGTTGCaaattttattcaaaattttcaatggtAGTGCAACCACACGTGAAAATCCAATACTATAGGAAGTCTTATTCACTGAGGGGACAAATTCTACTCTGCTAAAACCTTAATTTTCATTCACCTTTAGACATTTTGTTCACCGGTAGCTTTCCACGCTTATGTAAGAATTCATTGTTACATTCTTTTCTATCGTTGAGCGGCTACTCCCTCTCCTACTTTGCTGATTCCAGGCCAAAGATTCCATTTCATTGCTGGAAACATTTTTTTTGGCAATGGAATGTTGCTCCAGAACTAGCAAAAACAAGAGCTGAAGTAGCCTCTCTTGTAAACCAAGATTTGTACCACATGGCTACCCTTTTCTCTTTGGAAGCTCAACAGATCGTTGCCCCTCCAACAAGAAAAAGTATAAATATTGCAAGTTCTCTGCCATTTGGATTGGAGAACATAACATATAGTCAAATCAGTAGTTTCTCTGTCTATGCTCCCCAAATTACTGTCTGAAATTTAAGGAAGAAACTTGTGTATTACAAATGGGTTTCCTTTCTGCATAGTTTTGCAGgaagaacacccaaattgaaaaaaataatctattacaattgtttttttccttttaaaaattgtttaaaCTGATGTATTTTTACATCATAAGTTTTCATTGAGAATAGTTGACCAATTTGGATGTAATAAGTTATTGGGTCAGCGTTCTCTGtggggagcgtggcccctgtGCGAGcggggggccaatgagagaTTGAGAGCATGCGCGTTGACATGATAGGGGTGGGGCtgtcattttgccccctttgTGTCTGGGTATGGGTGgtacactccccccccccccgagaaCTTTTCTCCTACGTTATTACATTGCTTTTTTTGCATGAAAATTATAAATCCTCCAAAATCGTTATTGTTGACATTTATTGCATATGCTTGAAGAGCTAAGTTACTAACCTTATAGAAGATTGTTATAAAGGTTCTTCTTCTATTTGAATTTCTataggccccgtttgtttgccggataaaaaggggtgggaaacttgtgagggtgggtcccacatgttgTGGTTTGGGTtgacaaagaaaggaaaggaaaggaaataatggaatatgcattttgtagtggggtgggatttagtgggagagagaggaaatggacATGGCGTGGGATTCcatgggaaagaaaggaaataggaagaggagagagatagactcaaaagtaacttttccatgaatagtgtgatgcagattcatcatcaaatagggcttgtttcattgggaataagtgtagggttaggatatatatatgttgggcctttgttcccatgggttttctatgtattaggccactttagtgggcctgaaataggggtatataggttgcatacgggattagcccaatacttagtttttattttgtgtttttaattaaaccggtttaaattggttgcatccaattggttcaattggtctgatttaagtgaagtgatcctattggctaagaggttcttatatcctattggctactagggaatcttctttattttaagtagtttaagttgttttaagtcattaggactctattttgagtctatttgagtttcctagtcagtttaagttgcctaataggttagggataaggttaagccattcctttttagtgtctaagtctatttttgagtcttctatataagtttgtaagggagaccagcattgtacacgaatttgattaatgaaaaagcttttatTTGCTGCCATAGccgctgctctgctctgttgagtgaaccttgtgagtaatatcaaggctaccttgtgggtaatatcaaggtgaagggattggtggactccgatcgactccttgcatcttgtagatcgggaggtctttcttctagttcttcaaagctgctaccattgaagatttaatctttcaagtaagtagtttattaattcagcatttaaccttcttcttctaatcctctaacctaagctccatctactcctattatcaccccttccattaatccatagatccattaaagtcctaaaaccctaaatccaattctgccctaaattgcagaattttataactcatccaaaccctaacttctttataccaaaataaccccctagacctgcccattaataccctataaacctctttcctaaaatctgcccctaaaccctagatcttacaaacagtccattatcacaaggcatcctacccaaaaccctagaattccaacctgAACCAAAttttgatccaacttataccattagactcataaaattctgcacatcattaccaaataaaaccctaagtcgaaaccctaaccataaccctaattctgccctaattagcttaagctgtcccaatcggccagccttgttaagagatcctattaccctggttcctagtgggattactcctacctaggactacattatagtGTCAAAGTCCTACCAATTTGGTAGGACTTTGAAAGTGAATGGGGTGGGAAAAAGAGGGGTGCCACCTCACCAGACAataataaatgcatttaatgagtTTGTCTGGAAGTTTCCCACCCCATCTAACCAAACAATCACATTTGTGATAGTTTGTGGGAAACAAGTACAAGTttcccacccttttttttttccttttccacttTTCTCCGTCAAACAAACAGGGCCATAGGGTTGTCGCTTTGGTGCTCTATGGGGAAGTTTGTATTTGgtcttctttttgtctttttgtttgtttttatgtATTCTTCGTACAAGTTGGGAAAATCATTTCGCCCGTTGTTTTAAAAGTTGAGTGTTCATGACATATATGATATTATATCCTTTTGAGTCTAAGTAGATGTAAGAAATGTGCATTTGGTTGTGATCTTTCTTTGCACCAGTATCCTCTTGCATTGGAGATTTTGATTCCTAGGAGGGTGTTTGGGACTGGTTTATGTGTAGACAATGAGTGCATTGTGTTGTGTTCTTTGATGCTGGTATATTTACGTAGGGGACTTTGAGTCTGCATGGTAGTTGGGCAAGTCTTTTTTTGAGCTGGGTTGAGTGAGTATGGCATAATTGGGTAATGTTTATGATTCCTAAATGCATATTTGATACTCCAGGACTGATTGAAGCAAACCTTTTCCATTAACATGGTCTGTCACAAAAAAACTTGGTTAGTGTAGAACAAGTAtacttgttctctctctctctctcttggagtTGTATGAATGTGCTAAGACCATGATCTTCACTCGTTAATAAGTAATTGACTTTTGGCTTCTTTTGTCATTTCAAGTTTTCAACTGGTTACAAAATTCGGACAATTGTTTGCGGTGGTTCATCTACTTGGATGTAGTTTTTTTGAGGCCGATGTTATGGGGAATGTGGTTAGAATCTCAACTTAGGCTTTGAAGAGTATGTGGTTAAATGGTAGATACTCAACTAACCTAGATTGTAGATAcgtagaaaagaaaaagaaaaagaaggaaaacttGCAAAGGATTGAATTCCAGCTTCATGAGGAGAAAAATTAATCTTATACTGTCATTAAGGTGTCTCCTGCAAGCACGGGCGTGTGCAACAGGCAAGCACCTGCATCTCAGGCGAGATACAACCTTGTGCCTCATTGCCTGGCACTTGGAACCACGTCACTGGAGCACACACCTTTGTGTGCCTCTGTGGCCTTTTGTGCATCTTTACACCTCTTTGGTTGGGTTGCTCCATTCAAGCAAACAAAGTGTATAAGCTTGCTCTAGTTGAGTAGAGAAAGTTTGCTCTATGATGTTCTAATTAGTTAGGTCATGGCGATTAAGCTTTGTAAGCTTGCATAATGCCTGTGTGCTAAAGAACTTTTTTGTGTTCGATAATATATTTGTAGGTGATCATGTATCAGTTTTATAGTTGTTTACTGCTATTGTCATACTCTGTTAATTGTTGCAAGTTACTTTGTTATAGTTATGTAAATTATGCATTATTTCTAACTGTTTTAGTATTTCATACATATGTTTTTCAAATTGCACCTGACATCAGTTCGGTGCCCTTGCTCCTTAGGCGATAGGAACTCTGGCTCCTTTTGTGCATCTCTTGCTTTAATGACTCATTTTTGCAGAAGAGTCTAACATATCTGGGTCAATTGGACATTGGGGCgtccaacttcttcttctctcctcctaTTCATCATGTTTTTCTGTATGATTCTTGATATGATCGATCCCCTTTAGGGATGATTTAGAGGGACTCTAATGACCTATGAGTTTGcctccctctttttttctttttcgggAGAGGGATCGACATTCTAGTGTTGCGTAATGGAATCTTATGCACTAGCATCTTTTTGATCGTCGGATCTTTCTCTCTGCATCTGAGCCGTTCAACCAGCCAGTTGTTGTAATCCCATTCCTTCACCACACTGCaccctctcttcccctttctctaTCCCGACTCCCCGCTGCATGCGTggatctctctctatcttccaTAAGCTCCCACCTCCTCCCGCCCTGCCTGTGCACACCCCTGCTATTCTTCTCCCCATCTCTATGCTCCCTTTGCCCCCTCTTTCTATCCCTGTGTTGAGCATCGAGCCCCATTCTTGATGCATAAGGGTAAGAGATACGttattttccccctctttttgtTGCTAACCAATCACATGGTTTAATCCTGTAATTTGAAGTGCGGAGCTCTCTATAAAGCTCCCTTCTTCATGCAATATTGCAATCCCAAACCCCATCCTATGGCTAGCTGTCTCTGGTTGATGTCAAGTCGAGCGGTGTAGAGGATTCACGGGTGCTGCTCTGCTATCCATGTTCAAAAGCTTGCAGCTTTTGGAGACCATCAACATCAGCAATGTTGCAGGATTGAGGTAAACACTGTTGAGTTCTTTCTTTTCAATTCCCGAAGACTCAAGACAGGTCCATGTTGAAGAAAACAAGCTCTCTGGTGTTGCCAAGACATGGGCCTCCCAGAAATTCATCCAAATGATTGGTTGATCGATGATTTGATGGCAAGAGACCAGCTATCTAGTCTTCAGAATCCCAAGTCCAATCAAACTGCTATATATCAATTCTATCACTATTCCTCCATTCCTTCTGCTGCTGAATATAAATTATTTTGAAGTTTGTGTATTAGAGAATAACAGAGGAAAGGAGCAGCAGTCTCTGAGCTTGCTGTGTTGTTATATTATTATCTTCTTTATACAAGCATATGTATCAATTTAGTCTTGATTTCTAGTCTGTCCCTAGTTGTGAACAAGTTTTATTACAAACCTAAGGATAACCAACTGCTCAATAATTTCATGCAAGTTAATTACATTTTAACGATAGAATTATGTTTGAAGGACGTACCAATTCCAACATCAAATCCATGGGCGACAACATTGTATACCCTCGGAGGTCAGTCTATCAAAACTGTCCTCTCTAGAATCTCACCTTACTAATATTTTGGAGGCAGAAGAGATCTTCTAGATGCAAAAATTGAGAGCCTCTTACATTAGTAAAGAATATAGGAATACTCAGTACTATCAGGCCACAAAGTAGGATTAATCATTAAGGACAAACCCATAATTGCTCATTTGTAGTCCACGTCTAACTCTATTGACCAATCCATAATTGGTCTGTCTTTTCGCCCGTTATCAGGGATGAGGAAAATATTTATCTGACATCTACACCTTTGATGGATGAAATCAAGTGTGTCATTTTTAATTTTACTCCTTTTAAAGTCCCAAGCTTTTATGGACTACTTGCCCAAAGAAGCTAATTCCATCTGGTCCCAATCACATCCCAACTGCCCAATAATCAAGGGTGGTCATTTTTAGTTTGTTCAGGCTTAGTATTTGGTGGCTTCACCTTTTCCCAACTTCTCGGAAAGCTAAGGTCCTTCGGCCCTTGCTTGATAGAAAGAACCTCAGATTGTGTGAATGGAAGGTCTTCTTATTGAGGCAGGCAGGTAAAATGTTTCTTGTGTAAAGTCTTCTATGCCAGGTACAAAGGGCATAATTTCCTtctgaaataataaaaataagggacTACCAAGGTCAATGAGGGCCAATCTGGCCCAGCTCGGcccaatcaaggtcaatcagagATTCAGAGCTGGGCTCGGCTGGgctggggttttagaaaaccagCCCAACCCGGCCCGATTGCACCCTTCTCAACTTGTATGTTTCAGATACCATTTGAACAATAGGATctgtagaaaaataaaaaagtgataaatatatgaaaaaagGTTCCCAAGTACAAGCATATGATAAAACagttaatgaaaaaaataatcctAATAATTAATTGTAGAAAGGTAAATTTTGCAAGAATTTCAAGTACATGCTTATTTAAAAccctagtgaccaaacttggaagattagtaaaaaaaagaaaaaattagaagCCTTGAACATATCTACCTTCACTCTCTCCCTATAAAAGAATAGTAGAGATTCTGCTTCCACACCTGAAAGACGAGGTCATGAAAATCATGCTCGTACAGAAGCAAACACGGGCTGGTCAAAGAACTCGATTCAAGGCCTTTGTTGTGGTTGGTGACGGTAATGGTCACGTTTGATTAGGGTCAAGTGCAGCAAAGAAGTTGCTACAACAATTCGTGGAGCAATAATGTCGGCTAAGCTTTTTGTGATTCCGGTTAGGAGGGGTCACTGAGGGAACAAGATTTGGAAACCTCATACTGTGCCTTGCAAGGTTACGAGTAAATGTGGATCTGTCACATCCCGGCCCTGTTAATAAGGGCCTAGTGTGACTGGATGCCATCCGACGTCCAATCAATTccaaggatcgcaagtgcagtaccctattcacaacaGTTATCACAATACAGTAATTTAAACGTagcggaagcaatttaaataatagagATAATGTCAATAATAGAGAAGGCTAAGTGATAAtgcattcatatatatatatatatatatatatatatatatatatatatatatattggggaATAATGCATTCATATATATTAAATGAAGCTTGAGTTACATTTGTACAGTTCTCACCAGTAACCCAAGACAAAAAGGTACAAGATCTATATAATACTAAGTATTTAAAAGTGTTTTATAAACAAAAGAGTAGGAAGATAGCCTGGTCTGTCAGGCACTTCAGGAGAATGCACGATCGTCAATGAGCACGAGACATCGTGCTCCACAAAGAGCGGAGTATCAACTTTATGAGCTGTAGGAGGGTCCTGAGCGAAAGAAGCTCCCacagaaacagcagcagcagaagaagtagtatcatctgaaaaataaggatatccacaggggtgagctccactgagcccagcaagggaaacacacaagcatatgcagatagtccatgatgaatgacctaagttaagcatgctcctaacatggatactaggtctcatggggtataagcaCCACTGTAATAGAATGATAGCCTCGatcccggaaacacataaccagacgttggtcacccgagcgaaaccattctactacggtggagacCCGGTAGCTCAGGCATTACACATCTGACGCTAACGAACCCCTagtgactaaccctactgtttattcccaTTCCTGTAATGTTCTTCGgatatgggacagtgaatggcattccggaatcgtcccttcggacctaccacgggttatccaacacctctcccctATTGGTAAGGACTGTAGTACTGGGTTTATGTCAgtcctaaccatatgcagtcTAATATGATGGCATATGTTTCAATAAGAGTAATACAGTAAGTTGTTCAGTAACATCATCATAAACCAAGTAATTCCAAGAACAATAATATGTGCAATGCAACATGAAGATGCATCCTAAATCATGCATATCTAATGCAAagaaataaaagctaataaactatatgatTAGAGTTGTAAGACTGGTGCATGATATGGCATACTTAACAAAGCAAAAATTAACTTCATaaacacaccaaattaaggtcaaattcccttacctagAGTTGGATGTTGTACAAGTCCTTAGATGATCCAACTTCCAAATAAACCTCACCCAAAGGAAATTACAATCCTAAACAGTAATAAATAGCATGTATTAGACCCTATATAAGCCTAGGTTAAAGCCTAAACCAACTATGACCAAAACAGAGACAGCAGGGATGGACCGGATTCAGACCAGCCCTGAATCCGGTCGACCGTAGGGGTCATGGGCTCTGAATCCGGTTGGTAATACAGTGCCTATTTTTGAGTTCCAATTTCATTGATCTTGCTATGCATGGAGTCTAATCCCCCAAAGTGGCTTAGGGGAAATTAAGGGTACAGCCATGGGGTCATTTTGACCCAATTGCATGTATGATCAAAGCCAAGATTcccaatcaaaattaaataaaaagtaaaTTCTTGGAATTTCAGGAACATGGTTGAATCCAAGGTAAAGAGGGCATTGGGACAACATCAGGGCTGGAGATGATCCTCAATTGAACTAGATCAACCCAAATCATGTAGGGTTTAGAGTCTTTACAAGTCAACCTATCCAGCTTCATGGTTTTGGGTTGATTGAGTTATAAACTCAGctagaaaggaaagaaggaaggaggaattTGGGAAATTCAGAACAGTTTGAAGACTTACCAAATGGTGGATAGGGAAGATGATAGCAGCCCACTAATCTAGCCTTTTCTAGTTGTTCTCCTTCCAATTCCAAGTGTTCTAAGTCCTTCAAgtcttcctccttttttttaaattctttctcTCTAGAGCTGAAACGAATTCTGTTTTGGTTAAGAATGATATCCTAAGGCTAAGCTTGTTTATATACTTAGCCTTACTGAGGGCTGTTTGGTTGGGTCAAAACAGAATTAGTTTTAAAAATGTGATTTTCTAAACTAATTAATGATAACTAACTCTATAAAAGCTTATCATTAATTCATGGGATTGATGTCCTATGCCATAAGTGGGGCCCCGGACATGTTGGCACACGGGCAGCTCGGGACACaagggggtgtgggtcccacaagggaaaattacatttcTGCCCCATGTACAATAAGGTATGAATTctatacactttggtaatggCTTACTTGGAATCCTGGCCTATTTTAATAATAGGTTTTGCACCTACCCCGCAAAGCATATCTGGCATGCAAAACCTATATGTTGACCCCCGTTAGGCTCTTCAGACTCAACAAGGGCTAACTGAGTTGGTTCTTCGGGAATTTACAAAGGTGAGTCAAGGGGTTGGTCCGAAACCACCACCGATGCCGCCCACAACATTGAGGCACACATTGATAtcgaaccagaacctgaaatcacataAGTTCAAAAGTTTAAATTTGAGGTGGGTTTCACAGGATCCATTACGGTGCGTATGGTGCCTGCTCCTCGTGGTGCTAGGATTGTTGATGCTAGGGTTCTGAAGAAGGTACTACAGTTTGCTGGGATTGAAGATGTGTTCACTTCGCCTCGTGGGTTGACTAAGACTTTGGGGAATTTCGTTAAGGTTTGGTTCTGctctttgttatttgtttttgAATCTGAATTTATGGTTTCCATTGTTTAATATAAGTTGTATGTATGAGATGTTGAGAATTGGATAATGGTTGTATACTTTTAACTGTGTGATTATTGTGAATTAAGTTTTAGAGTTAGCCCATTTACTCTCTGAAGGATTGGGATTTGTGCACTTGGTTCACAGTTATGATTAAGAGTATTAAGTTTTTGGTTCTGCTTTGAATATGGAGGTTGTTAGGAACCTACTAGACTTCATGGATGGTGTCAATTTAACCTTGGACTAAGTAGCCCAGGATGGGCGTTACTGATAGGCTTGTCAGGCTGGTCCAAGTTTCTGCCTCGTGGCTGATCGGATGGGACCGAAATTTGTTGATGCTTATTAGGATGACCCAAgtttctgccacatggcagatcagatggggcccaaattttgtgggcAGTTATACCTCAAGGTCTCCAGTGTATGTGCCGagtttcagcccaaacagaGTTTGCTAAACACTTCTAATTTATAAATAACAGACTATAAGACTGATAACAGATTGCAGATCTGAAGTCCTAAAAGAAGTAATAACAGAAC containing:
- the LOC122645893 gene encoding protein ROOT PRIMORDIUM DEFECTIVE 1, with the protein product MATQILLRVKLALKLPKCPFMAIRSKTTSSQYVASRARDPTFEKFMSNYKNFLKVVSVQDLILANPKNPTLPLDFLDRLSQKFHLNRGALHFIRKYPHIFTLSYDTFKSKPFFKLTEAAFEISRQEAAAIDASKPVVIDRLVRLLSLSISKSLPLRAIFKVWRELGLPDDFEDSIISHNPTLFSLCDAHEPKTHILKLVPGNLNTGFSDAVENWRNFESCREDARVDPSEIRFAFKHGFPPGMRLSKDFKAKLKEWQRLPYLGPYEEMGVKRKSRAGMKELEKRAVAVVHEFLSLTVGKMVEVEKISHFRKWFGIDLNVRDLFLDHPGIFYLSTKGKRHTVFLREAYEQGRLIDPNPVYDVRRKLFDLVILGRRGLRMDDSQ